ACGTGATCGATTTCGAAGCGGAAGACCTGAAAATCGGCATTTCCGCGGAAATCGCCATGCAATGGACCACCGCATACTCCGAAGCGGTGCACACCTTCGCCAACACCATCTCCACCACCGAAGGCGGTACCCACGAAGAAGGCTTCCGCGCCGCGCTGACCTCGCTGGTCAACCGTTACGCCCGCGAGAAGAACATCCTCAAGGACAAGGATGAGAACCTCTCCGGCGACGACGTGCGCGAAGGCCTGACCGCAGTGGTGTCGGTGAAACTCACCACCCCGCAGTTCGAAGGCCAGACCAAGACCAAGCTCGGCAATTCCGAAGCGAAAACCTTCGTACAGCGTGTGATGACCGACAAGCTCGGCGACTGGTTCGATTCGCATCCTAGCGAGGCCAAGAACATCATCCAGAAGGCCATTGAAGCCTCCCGTGCGCGTCTTGCAGCCAAGAAGGCACGTGAGAATACCCGCCGTAAGTCAATCTTCGAATCTGCGGGCATGCCAGACAAACTGAAGGATTGCCAGTCCAACAATCCTGAAGAATGCGAACTGTTCATCGTGGAGGGCGACTCCGCAGGCGGCTCCGCAATTCAGGGACGCAACCCGATCACGCAGGCCATCCTGCCGTTGCGAGGCAAAATCCTTAACACCGAGCGTGCAAGCCTCGACCGCATGATGAAGTCCGAAACCATCGAATCGCTGATCACCGCGGTCGGCGGCGGCTATGGCGAGGATTTCGACCTGAACAAAGTCCGCTACCACAAGGTCATCATCATGGCCGATGCCGATGTGGATGGCGCGCATATCGCAACCCTGAATCTGACGCTGTTCTTCCGCTACATGCGCCCGATGATCACCGCTGGTTACGTGTATGTGGCCATGCCGCCGCTGTACCGACTCAAGTGGACCAAAGGCGCGCACGACTTCGTGTACACCGACGCCGAACGCGACCGCGTGCTCGCCGAAGGCAAGTCCGCCGGCCGTCAGCTGCCGAAGGGCGAAGGCATCCAGCGTTACAAGGGTCTGGGTGAAATGAGCTACCAGGAACTGTGGGAAACCACCATGGATCCTGACCACCGCATTCTGAAGCAGGTGCAGATCGAAGACGCGGCCGCAGCCGACGAAACCTTCTCCATGCTCATGGGAGACGAAGTCGAACCTCGCCGTCTGTTCATCCAGCGCAACGCCCGCAACGTCAGCTGGATCGACGCGTAGGGATTTCAAGGACTTCAGGCAAGGTTTCATAAGGATTTAGAAGGACTTAGAAGTTGGCAGACGAAAACAACAGCAACGAAGACGGCCAGTTCGTGCCTGACGGCTCCATGGAGCCGTTGAGCCCGCAGGAGGCCGACAACACCGATTACGGCCTGATGGTGGGCGAACGCATCCAGAAGAAGGATCTGCAGCAGGAAATGCGCGATTCCTACCTGGCGTACGCCATGTCCGTGATCGTGGACCGTGCGCTCCCGGACGTGCGCGACGGCATGAAGCCGGTGCATCGCCGTGTGATCTACGCGATGTACGACGGCGGCTACCGCCCCGACCGCGGCTACTCCAAGTGCGCCCGCGTGGTCGGCGAAGTGATGGGTAAGTACCATCCGCACGGCGATTCCGCGATCTACGACACGTTGGTGCGTATGGCACAGTCGTGGTCTATGCGCTACACGCTGGTCGACGGCCAGGGCAACTTCGGCTCCCCCGGCGACGATCCGGCCGCGGCAATGCGTTACACCGAATGCCGTATGGCTCCGCTCGCCATGGAAATGGTTCGCGACATCGACAAAGACACCGTCGATTTCCTGCCGAACTA
This window of the Bifidobacterium pseudocatenulatum DSM 20438 = JCM 1200 = LMG 10505 genome carries:
- the gyrB gene encoding DNA topoisomerase (ATP-hydrolyzing) subunit B; this translates as MQEGISVADLDADSLNESAENTQEDQIQNDQLEDAQLDDTLAPEHYDASDLRVLEGLEAVRIRPGMYIGSTGPRGLHHLVYEIVDNSVDEALAGYASHIEVTILPDGGVRVVDDGRGIPVDEVPGEGVSGVETVMTKLHAGGKFGGGGYAVSGGLHGVGISVVNALSTRVNIEVRRQGFHWTQTYIDQKPTARLAKGEPMGEDESTGTSVTFWADGAIFETTTYDFETLRNRFQQMAFLNKGLKLSLTDLREPDQAGDEVAGESDDNAEPKHQTVTYQYNDGIKDYVDYLVKSRKATPVEPDVIDFEAEDLKIGISAEIAMQWTTAYSEAVHTFANTISTTEGGTHEEGFRAALTSLVNRYAREKNILKDKDENLSGDDVREGLTAVVSVKLTTPQFEGQTKTKLGNSEAKTFVQRVMTDKLGDWFDSHPSEAKNIIQKAIEASRARLAAKKARENTRRKSIFESAGMPDKLKDCQSNNPEECELFIVEGDSAGGSAIQGRNPITQAILPLRGKILNTERASLDRMMKSETIESLITAVGGGYGEDFDLNKVRYHKVIIMADADVDGAHIATLNLTLFFRYMRPMITAGYVYVAMPPLYRLKWTKGAHDFVYTDAERDRVLAEGKSAGRQLPKGEGIQRYKGLGEMSYQELWETTMDPDHRILKQVQIEDAAAADETFSMLMGDEVEPRRLFIQRNARNVSWIDA